In Streptomyces sp. NBC_00704, a genomic segment contains:
- a CDS encoding peptidoglycan DD-metalloendopeptidase family protein translates to MVAPAVLAAAQKAAKVAKAAKKARQAASGGGDRGDGKGKDKSNLKLWLVLGGSGGLLTFGGISLVTVILMGMIGGTGNGAVAAACGDYADNANAGNTGDAAATNPILPAGKMYMPSETARNEIPPKMILAAMRAAARYDGLDWALIAGQMYQETKYGQHPSAAPGGKNSLGYMGILQFGTPAWTDYGADGNGDGKKDLYNIDDAAWAAANFLHAKKAETAPFKALQTYSGSTASNTIYPRVVITQATRYHGVLTGDQALIRRWYAHLKDAVDKNPDFPTLGQQSDIPEPVGNNAQPGSALSIAATAPRSWSTPPLDGGDGERTTTAMAPAAYTTAVPGSAGAATVAFPAAKQPTGGAGWQWPLKEGSYTLGTKYHENGNMWSLGYHTGLDLVASSGTPIYAPADGKVVHAGPGGSYGNETEIQHADGVVTLYAHQTSIKVSVGQTVKRGQQIGTVGATGNVTGPHLHWEVRVPGVDNPFVGGQDSGPGMVDPQAWMKGRITANPDYGTVPGSVDEDKGKGARYASCAQQNGSAAVAPDGAGASGVLPDADDPVIRAVLGWAQRGIGVPYVFGAPRLQGQNPTSFDCSSFTQWAYYMASGGKINIGTTTYTQEPYLKKYEVPLSQAQPGDVIFFRPEGNHSGHVGLVWDPKGRKIIHAPRPGKTVEFSNWDYQDKITGVYRVPIPQGTDPVEGDGTGRRKGA, encoded by the coding sequence ATGGTGGCACCCGCCGTACTGGCGGCCGCGCAGAAGGCCGCGAAGGTCGCCAAGGCCGCCAAGAAGGCCCGTCAGGCCGCGTCCGGCGGAGGCGACCGGGGTGACGGCAAGGGCAAGGACAAGAGCAACCTCAAACTCTGGCTCGTCCTCGGCGGCAGCGGCGGTCTGCTGACCTTCGGCGGTATCTCCCTGGTGACCGTCATCCTCATGGGGATGATCGGCGGCACCGGCAACGGCGCCGTCGCGGCCGCGTGCGGCGATTACGCCGACAACGCGAACGCCGGCAACACCGGCGACGCGGCGGCCACCAACCCCATCCTGCCGGCGGGCAAGATGTACATGCCGAGCGAGACCGCGCGCAACGAGATACCGCCGAAGATGATCCTCGCGGCGATGCGCGCCGCTGCCCGGTACGACGGTCTCGACTGGGCGCTCATCGCAGGACAGATGTACCAGGAGACCAAGTACGGGCAGCACCCGTCGGCCGCGCCCGGCGGCAAGAACTCGCTCGGCTACATGGGCATCCTGCAGTTCGGCACCCCCGCCTGGACGGACTACGGCGCCGACGGCAACGGTGACGGCAAGAAGGACCTGTACAACATCGACGACGCGGCGTGGGCCGCGGCCAACTTCCTGCATGCCAAGAAGGCCGAGACCGCGCCGTTCAAGGCGCTGCAGACCTACTCGGGCTCCACGGCCTCCAACACGATCTACCCGCGCGTCGTCATCACCCAAGCCACCCGCTACCACGGGGTGCTCACCGGCGACCAGGCGCTCATCAGGCGCTGGTACGCGCACCTGAAGGACGCCGTGGACAAGAACCCGGACTTCCCCACCCTGGGGCAGCAGTCGGACATCCCGGAGCCGGTGGGCAACAACGCCCAGCCCGGCTCCGCCCTCAGCATCGCCGCGACGGCGCCGCGCTCGTGGTCCACCCCGCCCCTGGACGGCGGCGACGGGGAGAGGACGACCACGGCCATGGCACCGGCCGCGTACACCACGGCCGTCCCCGGCTCGGCCGGCGCCGCCACCGTCGCGTTCCCGGCGGCCAAGCAGCCCACGGGCGGCGCGGGCTGGCAGTGGCCCCTCAAGGAGGGCAGCTACACGCTGGGCACCAAGTACCACGAGAACGGCAACATGTGGAGCCTCGGCTACCACACCGGCCTCGACCTCGTGGCGTCGTCCGGCACGCCGATCTACGCGCCGGCCGACGGCAAGGTCGTCCACGCGGGCCCCGGCGGTTCGTACGGCAACGAGACCGAGATCCAGCACGCGGACGGCGTCGTCACGCTCTACGCCCACCAGACCTCGATCAAGGTGTCCGTCGGCCAGACCGTCAAGCGCGGTCAGCAGATCGGCACGGTCGGCGCGACCGGCAACGTCACCGGACCCCACCTGCACTGGGAGGTCCGCGTCCCCGGGGTCGACAACCCGTTCGTCGGCGGCCAGGACTCCGGACCCGGCATGGTCGACCCCCAGGCGTGGATGAAGGGCCGGATCACCGCCAACCCCGACTACGGCACCGTTCCGGGCTCCGTCGACGAGGACAAGGGCAAGGGCGCCCGGTACGCCTCCTGCGCGCAGCAGAACGGCAGCGCGGCCGTCGCCCCGGACGGTGCCGGCGCCTCCGGGGTCCTGCCCGACGCCGACGACCCCGTGATCCGCGCGGTGCTCGGCTGGGCGCAGCGAGGCATCGGGGTCCCGTACGTGTTCGGCGCTCCGCGGCTGCAGGGCCAGAACCCCACGAGCTTCGACTGCTCGAGTTTCACGCAGTGGGCCTACTACATGGCCAGCGGCGGGAAGATCAACATCGGCACGACGACTTATACGCAGGAGCCCTACCTCAAGAAGTACGAGGTGCCGCTCTCCCAGGCCCAGCCGGGTGACGTCATCTTCTTCCGACCGGAGGGCAATCACTCCGGACACGTGGGTCTGGTGTGGGACCCCAAGGGCCGCAAGATCATCCATGCGCCGCGGCCCGGCAAGACGGTCGAGTTCAGCAACTGGGACTACCAGGACAAGATCACCGGCGTCTACCGGGTCCCGATCCCCCAGGGCACCGACCCCGTCGAGGGTGACGGCACGGGCCGGCGGAAGGGCGCCTGA